The genomic window CGGGTTGGTTGTCTCGTAGTTTTACGGCAACACTTCAAAATAATACTGTTGTTGAGGTGGAAACTAAACGTTTTTTAAGTTTGAATTTGGATGAAGTTGGAGCAATTGAATACAGCGTAAAGCTTATAAATTCTGATGCTGAAATTATATTTCAACCTTATTTAGACTCTGGAATTACTAATGAAGATACCAATTGGGACGATAAATTTTGGGATACTTTAAATATTTGTAATGAAAGAAATCAGGCTTTTATTGAAGCCAAAACCATGAAAACCGAATTTCATACCTGTACTTTTATGGAATCGGAGGTTTTTATAAATGGAGAGTCTTTATCGATCGATCCAATTATTAAAACAGAATCTAATACGGTTTCTTTCAGTTATTCAAAAAAAATAAAACAAGGGGAAACTTACACTATCAATAAGTTTGGTGGTTATGTTGTGGATACAAATCATGATAAAAACGAGCTTGTCTTAGCTGCAAAAAACGTTTTAAATTCAGCTACGGAAAAGGGGTTCAATGTATTATTAGAAGAGCAAAAACAAGCTTGGGAACGTATTTGGAGCATGTCAGACATTACAATTTCTGGTGATGTAAAAGCGCAACAAGGTATTCGATTTAATATTTTCCAGTTAAATCAAACATATTTAGGTAAAGATTCTAGATTAAATATTGGTCCAAAAGGTTTTACAGGAGAAAAATATGGTGGTAGCACTTATTGGGATACCGAGGCGTATTGTATCCCATTTTATATGGCCACCAAAGACCAAAACGTAGCTCGAAGTTTACTAGAGTACCGTTATAATCATTTGGAAAAAGCGATTGAAAATGCTGAAAAATTAGGCTTTACAAACGGAGCAGCTTTATACCCAATGGTAACCATGAATGGCGAAGAATGCCATAATGAATGGGAAATTACTTTTGAAGAAATTCATAGAAATGGCGCCATTGCGTTTGCCATTTTTAACTACCACCGTTACACGGGCGATTATAGCTATATTCCCGAAAAAGGTTTGGAAGTTTTAATTGGAATTGCTCGTTTTTGGGAGCAACGTACCACTTTTTCTTCAGATAAAAACAAATATGTTGTTTTAGGAGTAACAGGACCAAACGAGTACGAAAACAACGTAAATAATAACTTTTATACTAACTATTTGGCGCAATGGTGTCTTAAATATGCTTTAGAAAATGTTTTAAAGGTTGAAAGTGAATATCCTTCCGATTTTAATAGAATAATGAATAAGGTTATGTTGTCGGAAGATGAATTAACCCAATGGAAAGCTGTTGCTAAAAACATGTATTTTCCTTTTTCAGAAGAAAAACAAGTGTATCTGCAACAAGATGGTTTTTTAGACAAGGAATTAATTACAGTAGCTCATTTAGAGAAAGCGCAACGACCAATAAATCAAAAATGGAGTTGGGATCGTATTTTACGTTCTCCATATATCAAACAAGCCGATACTTTACAGTGCCTTTACTTTTTTGAAGATCAATTTTCCGATGAAGAATTGGAACGTCATTTCGATTTTTACGAACCTTTTACAGTTCACGAAAGTTCATTATCACCTTGTGTACATAGTATTCAAGCGGCAAAACTGGATAGAATGGAACAAGCATATACTTTCTATTTGCGTACATCACGTCTAGATTTAGACGATTATAATAATGAAGTTCACGAAGGTTTACACATTACTTCAATGGCTGGAACATGGATGAGTATTGTGGAAGGTTTTGGTGGTATGCGTGTTAAAAATGATATGCTTTCTTTCACTCCTAAAATACCGAAAGAATGGGATGATTATTCATTTAAAGTAAATTTTAGAAATCAAATTTTAAAAGTTAATGTTAATCAAAACGATACAAAATTTGAATTGGAAGGTAATTCGGATTTGGAAATTCTAGTCAACAATGTACCCGTAAGTATTTCACCAAATAGTTTAATAACTGTTTAAATAAAAATAAAAAATGATGAAGTCATTTATATTGATAATTGCTGTTTTGTTTTCTGTAATACTAGGAAATGCTCAAGAGCTGAAATCGCCCAATGGCGAATTAAATATGCAGTTTTCGTTAGAGTTCAATGGTGTGCCAACCTATAAGTTGGGGTATAAAAGCAAACCGGTAATTAAACCAAGTCATTTAGGCTTGGAGTTGAAAGATGATGAAAAATCGTTATTAAACGACTTCAAAATTTCAAATACAGAAACTGCAACTTTCGATAATATATGGCAGCCAGTTTGGGGTGAAACCAAAGATATTCGTAATCATTATAACGAATTAGCAATCACTCTAACTCAGAATGAAACGGATAGAAAAATGATTATCCGTTTTCGTTTATTTAATGATGGATTGGGCTTTCGGTATGAATTTCCGTCACAAGAAAACCTTGTTTATTTTGTAATTAAAGAAGAAAAAACGCAGTTTGCCATGACTGGAGATCACACGGCTTTTTGGATTCCAGGGGATTATGATTCTCAGGAATACGATTTTACAGAATCAAAATTATCAGAAATTAGAGGTTTGTTCGATACAGCTTTAACCGATAACGCATCGCAAGAGCAGTATTCTAAAACAGGAGTGCAAACGTCTTTAATAATGAAAACTGCCGATGGTTTATATATTAATTTACACGAAGCTGCGCTTGTTAATTATTCTTGTATGAATCTTAATTTAGATGATGAAAACATGATTTTCGAGTCCTGGTTAACACCAGATGCTATAGGTGATAAAGGTTATATGCAGGCGCCATGCACATCGCCTTGGAGAACCATTATGATAAGTGATGATGCTCGAGATATATTAGCGTCTAACATAACATTAAACTTAAATGAGCCTTGTGAAATTGAAGATACATCTTGGATTAAACCCGTGAAATACATTGGTGTTTGGTGGGAAATGATTACAGGAAAAAGTTCTTGGCAATATACAGACGAATTACCAAGTGTGGAACTCGGTATTACAGATTACACTAAAGTGGAACCAAATAAAACGCATGCAGCAAATAATACTAAAGTGAAACAATATATTGATTTTGCTTCCGAGCATGGTTTTGATGGTGTTTTGGTTGAAGGTTGGAATGAAGGTTGGGAAGATTGGTTTGGGAAATCGAAAGATTATGTATTCGATTTTGTAACGCCATACCCAGATTTCGATGTAGAAGCTATACATAAATATGCGAAATCTAAAGGTGTAAAAATGATTATGCATCACGAGACTTCCGGTTCTTCGCGTAATTACGAACGACATCTAGATCAGGCTTATCAGTTTATGAAAGATAATGGTTACGATGCTGTAAAAAGTGGGTATGTTGGAGATATGTTACCACGAGGTGAGCATCATTATGGGCAATGGATTGTAAACCATTTTCAATATTGTGTAGAAAAAGCGGCAGATTATGAGATTATGGTTAATGCGCACGAAGCAGTGAGACCAACGGGGATTAGCAGAACGTACCCAAATTTAATTGGGAATGAATCTGCTCGAGGAACCGAGTTTCAAGCCTTTGGTGGTTCTAAACCAAACCATGTTACTGTATTGCCGTTTACGCGTTTAATTGGCGGACCTATGGATTATACGCCAGGTATTTTTGAAATGGATATCAGCAAGCTTAATCCAAATAATAATTCGCATGTAAATAGTACTATCGCCAATCAATTAGCGCTTTATGTAACGATTTATTCGCCGTTACAAATGGCAGCCGATTTGCCAGAAAATTACGAGCGTTTTATGGATGCCTTTCAGTTTATAAAAGATGTGGCTATCGATTGGGATAAGAGCGTGTATTTAGAAGCCGAACCTGGTTATTATGTTACTATTGCTCGAAAAGAAAAAGGTTCCAGCAATTGGTTTGTTGGTAATGTAAACGGTAATGAATCTCGGGTTTCGACTATTAAATTCGATTTCTTAGAAAAAGGAAAAAAATATAAAGCAATTATTTATGCCGATGCCAAAGACGCGCATTATAAAACCAATCCGCAGGCTTATAAAATTACTACGAAAACGGTAACGAGTAAATCTAAATTATCGCAATTATCGGCTCCTGGCGGAGGTTATGCAATTAGTATTATGGAAGTTAAATAGGTTCAAAACATATATAATATGAACTATCTAAATATTCAAAATTCGTGGTTTTCATTTTTAACTTTTTGTTTTTTCGGAATGAATATGTCTTGTGATCAAGAAGAGAAAACTTCAATTTTAGAAGAAGAGTCTCTTGCTGTATCCAATATCGAGTATAAAAATGAGATTGAACGCATAGAACCAATGAATTGGTGGATAGGTTTTAAAAATACCGAGGTGCAATTGTTGGTAAAGCATCCAAATATTTCAGAAGCTATACCAGAAATTTTATATACAGGCGTTTCAATTAAAAAAGTAAATAAAGCAGATAGTCCAAACTATCTTTTTATCGATTTAGATATTTCAAAAGAAACTAAAGCTGGACAATTCAACATAACGTTTAAGTTTGAAAACGGAAATGAATTAATTCAAACTTACGAATTGAAATCGCGTAAAAAACCAGCTGATGAATTCGTTGGTTTTGATAGTAGTGATGTTATTTATTTAATCACGCCCGATAGGTTTGCAAACGGTAATTCTGGTAATGATACAGATGAAGAACTTCGCGAAAAAAATATCGACAGAAAAAATGATTATGCACGCCACGGTGGTGATATAAGGGGAATAATCGAACATTTGGATTATATTGATGATATGGGTTTTACTGCCGTTTGGCCTTGCCCGCTATTAACGAACGATATGTCTAACTCATCGTATCACGGTTATGCAATGACAGATTTTTATCAAA from Algibacter sp. L1A34 includes these protein-coding regions:
- a CDS encoding glycoside hydrolase family 65 protein, yielding MNQDYIKPDNWSVIEEGFNAECVKSSESLFSIGNGAMGQRANFEEQYSGATFQGSYIAGVYYPDKTRVGWWKNGYPEYFAKVLNAPNWIGINVSINGEQLDLHTCKTVENFRRELNMKAGWLSRSFTATLQNNTVVEVETKRFLSLNLDEVGAIEYSVKLINSDAEIIFQPYLDSGITNEDTNWDDKFWDTLNICNERNQAFIEAKTMKTEFHTCTFMESEVFINGESLSIDPIIKTESNTVSFSYSKKIKQGETYTINKFGGYVVDTNHDKNELVLAAKNVLNSATEKGFNVLLEEQKQAWERIWSMSDITISGDVKAQQGIRFNIFQLNQTYLGKDSRLNIGPKGFTGEKYGGSTYWDTEAYCIPFYMATKDQNVARSLLEYRYNHLEKAIENAEKLGFTNGAALYPMVTMNGEECHNEWEITFEEIHRNGAIAFAIFNYHRYTGDYSYIPEKGLEVLIGIARFWEQRTTFSSDKNKYVVLGVTGPNEYENNVNNNFYTNYLAQWCLKYALENVLKVESEYPSDFNRIMNKVMLSEDELTQWKAVAKNMYFPFSEEKQVYLQQDGFLDKELITVAHLEKAQRPINQKWSWDRILRSPYIKQADTLQCLYFFEDQFSDEELERHFDFYEPFTVHESSLSPCVHSIQAAKLDRMEQAYTFYLRTSRLDLDDYNNEVHEGLHITSMAGTWMSIVEGFGGMRVKNDMLSFTPKIPKEWDDYSFKVNFRNQILKVNVNQNDTKFELEGNSDLEILVNNVPVSISPNSLITV
- a CDS encoding glycoside hydrolase family 97 protein gives rise to the protein MKSFILIIAVLFSVILGNAQELKSPNGELNMQFSLEFNGVPTYKLGYKSKPVIKPSHLGLELKDDEKSLLNDFKISNTETATFDNIWQPVWGETKDIRNHYNELAITLTQNETDRKMIIRFRLFNDGLGFRYEFPSQENLVYFVIKEEKTQFAMTGDHTAFWIPGDYDSQEYDFTESKLSEIRGLFDTALTDNASQEQYSKTGVQTSLIMKTADGLYINLHEAALVNYSCMNLNLDDENMIFESWLTPDAIGDKGYMQAPCTSPWRTIMISDDARDILASNITLNLNEPCEIEDTSWIKPVKYIGVWWEMITGKSSWQYTDELPSVELGITDYTKVEPNKTHAANNTKVKQYIDFASEHGFDGVLVEGWNEGWEDWFGKSKDYVFDFVTPYPDFDVEAIHKYAKSKGVKMIMHHETSGSSRNYERHLDQAYQFMKDNGYDAVKSGYVGDMLPRGEHHYGQWIVNHFQYCVEKAADYEIMVNAHEAVRPTGISRTYPNLIGNESARGTEFQAFGGSKPNHVTVLPFTRLIGGPMDYTPGIFEMDISKLNPNNNSHVNSTIANQLALYVTIYSPLQMAADLPENYERFMDAFQFIKDVAIDWDKSVYLEAEPGYYVTIARKEKGSSNWFVGNVNGNESRVSTIKFDFLEKGKKYKAIIYADAKDAHYKTNPQAYKITTKTVTSKSKLSQLSAPGGGYAISIMEVK